From Coffea arabica cultivar ET-39 chromosome 2e, Coffea Arabica ET-39 HiFi, whole genome shotgun sequence, the proteins below share one genomic window:
- the LOC113729547 gene encoding uncharacterized protein, with protein sequence MSKGIYNSKKYHVADIVAVLSRAWSAGVDRIIVTGGFLEESKEALAIAETDARLFCMVDVHPTRCKEFDESGDPEKHFQSLLSLTKEGVEKGKQLVNVDWTMTGFIAKRIQCQMIWGSVGESNAINIAKRIDFDEKIINCAQAWINKLTSQKVQMQKDLLHQ encoded by the exons ATGTCCAAAGGAATATACAACAGCAAGAAATACCATGTGGCAGATATTGTTGCAGTACTCAGCAGGGCTTGGAGCGCCGGTGTTGATCGAATTATT GTTACTGGTGGATTTCTAGAGGAATCAAAAGAAGCTCTTGCTATTGCTGAAACTGATG CAAGACTTTTTTGCATGGTTGATGTGCACCCAACAAGATGCAAA GAATTTGATGAGAGTGGGGATCCCGAAAAGCATTTTCAGTCTCTTCTCTCATTGACTAAAGAGGGGGTTGAGAAAGGAAAG CAATTGGTGAATGTGGACTGGACTATGACAGGCTTCATTGCTAAAAGAATCCAATGCCAGATGATTTGGGGAAGCGTAGGGGAATCCAATGCCATAAACATTGCTAAAAGAATTGACTTTGATGAGAAGATAATTAACTGTGCCCAAGCATGGATAAACAAGTTGACCTCACAGAAGGTACAGATGCAGAAAGATTTGCTCCACCAGTGA